A single window of Xiphias gladius isolate SHS-SW01 ecotype Sanya breed wild unplaced genomic scaffold, ASM1685928v1 HiC_scaffold_588, whole genome shotgun sequence DNA harbors:
- the LOC120787756 gene encoding transcription factor E3-like, with product VESGIVADIEVDSLLPSGCDTFYQIKSQPISISTSAAASSSSSSSSSLPSVMSSRVLMRQDLMRQQALEEEQKEAQQQQQQLLRSTDPSSPISVSASSSCRPPAQVPVEVLKVQTHLENPTRYHIQQAQRQQVRQYLSTTQTTVTGKAANQEPAGPSPSHSPQLGPAPKLQPVDGKQE from the exons GGTGGAGTCTGGGATCGTGGCTGACATCGAGGTCGACAGTTTGCTGCCTTCAGGCTGCGACACCTTCTACCAGATCAAGAGTCAGCCAATCAGCATCAG tacATCGGCAGcagcttcctcctcttcctcctcttcctcctcactgcCGTCAGTCATGTCATCCAG GGTTTTGATGCGTCAGGATTTGATGCGTCAGCAGgctctggaggaggagcagaaggaggcgcagcagcagcagcagcagctcctccgCTCAACAGacccctcctcccccatctCTGTGTCTGCGTCCTCCTCCTGCAGACCTCCTGCTCAGGTCCCTGTGGAGGTGCTGAag GTGCAGACTCACCTGGAGAATCCCACCAGGTATCACATTCAGCAGGCTCAGAGGCAGCAGGTGCGTCAATATCTCTCCACCACACAGACCACTGTGACCGGCAAGGCAGCCAATCAGGAGCCAGCTGGACCATCCCCAAGCCACTCCCCCCAGCTGGGCCCCGCCCCCAAACTACAGCCAGTAGACGGCAAGCAGGAA